Part of the Mastacembelus armatus chromosome 6, fMasArm1.2, whole genome shotgun sequence genome, CTGCTGGCAGGATCAGGAATCAGGGGCCCTTCTTTTAACAAGCCTTCTCCACAAACGCAGGCAGGGCTGTTAATGGTGTCCGCAGGGCAGCCAGTGTGATGTGGCACTTTCCCAAatcaactgttttttttcctcttctctctacatttttctcttttctctcgtCTTCTCCATCGTTCTTCATTCCACTTCCCttgttaaaaaacacacatggaagCAATGAGGGTGTGATGGGTTAAACAAGATGGATTCAGAACAACAGAGAACCTTTAAATTCCAAACATGCAGGGTCCTTTGTTTGGGCAATGCAACTGTAATGCCTTTACTGCAGCTATTGCCCTGAATAGGCCATGCATTATGGGTGATCATTACAGTGCAGAAACACATAGGGCCTAGGTGATAGCAGACTGTTGTCCAGCCCCTGGGGAGCTGGATGAGGGGTAATAGCAGCATGAAAATGTGCATAATTTATGGTGGGTAGCAAACATGAGGTTGATTGTCAGGGTAGATTGCTGTTTCCCCACCCTCTAGACAGCCAAAGCTGCAGGTTGCCCCCCTCCAGCAGACAGGACAAATACATCCCATCTCTTTATCTGGCCGTCTGTAATGACCCCTCACTCATAAAGTGTAGTTTTCAGTGGTTAGCCCCAAGGGTCAAAGTGCCACCATAACAGACTGCTTTGTCCTGTCCCTATAGAGACAAACATATGACTTAAAAAATACAACCTTTAAATTGATTTGACCTGGTGATCTGTTTTGACTTGTTTAGTGCAGATTTATGAAGAAAATGATTTCTccagtgtgtttgtcttttgaaaTGAAGCTGATTTTGGGAGTTTGGAAAAACTCAAAAACTTAGATTCCACAAAGTCAGTGTTCCATACATTTTACACAGAGCTGTCCCAGAATGTGTCTCATCACAAATTAATGTGTTGGTTCTCTGCTTCCCTGGAAAAGAATTTCATAAAGATGGACTGTTCTGTCCAAGATCATAACAATAATATATTGCTTCGATTTGATGGATGAAAATTTGAGTTTAAAAAGGCTCGACTATATATTCAGACCACAAATTGTTGTTAACGTGTTTTGGAATTGATTTTACTTGGACCTTTCAATTCTACTAAcctgtttttgccttttcatCACTGAcatattttggtttatttgcaattttttttcagcagtgtcAGAAAAACCTAGCACCTGATTTGTAAGCAATACAGTTTTCCAAGGTGTTAGAAAGTGTTCTTATGGCTCATCTCCATACTCTGTGCCATGATTTCTCCAGGTCCAGTTATATTTTTCCTGTCTCCCTGAGGATAAGATCCCATATGTCAACAGTCTGGGAGAGAAGTTCAGAATCAAGCAGCTCCTCTACCAGCTCCCACCACATGATAATGAGGTGAGAatattttgtgtgcatgtaagtGTAAGTAACATAAAATTCATCACAGCAGGTCCTTACATTTATGCCACAGCTGCACATTTTACCATATCTGAGTAGCTGTATCTGCTGCTGCCCACCAAACCCACAGCATTAGAAGCCGTCCCATTTCCATGCCATCCCACTAATGTGAGCCCTTGGCATTCACATTGACATCACACTGGAAGATTTTTGTTCAGCAATCTTGTAGACATGAAGTGTGGGCACAATGTGACTTTTGACTTGATGATTTTATGATGTTTGCCAGGAGCCCCCACCAGCAGGATTCCTGTCATAGCAGTGGTTTTTACAATGACTGCTCAGCAGGAGAGAGGGATGCTGGTTGAAAAGAGGCTTTATGTCATGCCACCACCACAGTGGCACCACAGTTCAACTTGGCTGTCTCTCATCCTTTGTTGCCCGTTCTGTTGATTTCACTCTAAACACAGGccttgtttgtgtatttgtctgcTTTCCCCCTTGTTAAGGCCTTGGAAAACATCAAAAAGAACTGTTGTAAAAATGAGGTTCTCAATGAGGGTGTAGAAAGGGCAAGCTGGGGTCAAGAGTTGCCTTTGTTCAGCCTGCTCTCTGCCCTCTCTCAAACGGACCTAAGTGCATAACCTTTATTAGGGATCAACAGTCTGCACTTGGCTCTTTGATGTGGTGTAATATGAAACAGTTAATTGAACGACATTCATATCCTGCTCAGTAAGCTTTTTTGTACCAGGCAGTCTTTAAAAGGACTTGTCCCATTTCTTGATTGAAAAGTATGTGATTGTGAAACTGGCTGTCTAACCCATAACTTCTCACCTTGCTTCCCAGGTGCGTTATTGCCAGTCCCTCagtgaggaggagaaaaaggagctACATATGTTTAGTGTCCAGAGAAAGAAGGAAGCACTGGGGAGGGGCACAATAAAACTGCTGCCCCGCAATGTTCTGAACAGCATTTGTGAGCATGTATGTTACCAAACTTCAATGTATAACTTACAACTGCATATGAAATTGTTTACAAGTCAAGGATAGCCCAAAATCTTTTAAAATCCAAAAGCCTTCTTCAAGTACAGTATAGAAAAATATTGCTTCCTGTCCTCTATGGGTATCTTGCTAATCAGGATCCAGTGTGAACTAAAACCCAGGAGGCTGAAATAAAGATCTCACTGTCAGCCAtgctattaaaaaaacacaagctggATTGCCTTCTCTGCTCAGTGGTTCAGAGTGACTCAGTACAGTATTTCACCAGGTATTCGCAATGGTCAATGAGCCACCATTGGTGACCATAAACCTTGTCCAAACATAGAACCAGTGATGTGAAAAAGTCATGTCTCATATGGTGCACTGGTCAGGAAGACAAGGCAGGACAGAATAACAAATCTGCCACTTTGGGACTGCAGTTAAGGACACAGTGACAGGCTGCCACACACATATTGACTCTCTAATCAACAGAACAAACTGACTTTGAAGCCACAGGATGTTCTAGTTTCTGTGGCTTAGGTCTTTGTGTTACATCAGGATCTTATCTGGGCTTGAAGCTTAAGTGTAAGCTCTATTGTAATTACCTATGCAGGATTCACTTAGTCAGAATATTTTGGAATTAATTGCTAATTTGCAATTTCAGAGTCATTTCACAATGTTATATTCAAACTTGTTATCATGTCTGTATATTGCAGTGTGGTGAAAACATCAATGGTGGAGAAATGGCAGTGTTTGCCTCGAGGGCGGGCCCTGGGCTGTGCTGGCACCCTGCATGTTTTGTCTGCTCTACATGTAGTGAACTGCTGGTGGATTTGATCTACTTCTACCATGATGGAAAGATCCACTGTGGAAGGCACCATGCTGAGCTACTCAAACCACGCTGCTCAGCCTGCGATGAGGTAAAACCAAAAGCCTGAAATACTCAGAAACAATCTGGTAGACGAAAAACATCCAGAGTCTGAGGTTTATGGACTTTCAAAATGAATCTGGAAGCATAATAGCCTTTATTGTATTTCTCCGCTGATTCGACACATTCATCATAAAAATTTAGACTGATGACAGTCAGGAAAACAAAGATGTCTATTTTGTCTCATCCAGCGTACATGTTTGTCCACAGATTATCTTTGCTGATGAGTGCACAGAGGCAGAGGGGCGCCACTGGCATATGAAGCACTTCTCCTGTTATGAATGTGAGACAATTCTTGGGGGTCAGCGCTATATCATGAAGGATCGCAGACCGTACTGTTGTGGGTGCTTTGAGTCTCTCTATGCAGAGTACTGTGAGGCGTGTGGAGAACACATTGGTACGATGATGATTTTCTAGAGTTGAAACAAAACACCTTTGATGATTTGTTTAACCTAGGAATATTCCTAACCATCTCCCCTTTTCCAGGTGTCGATCATGCTCAGATGACCTACGATGGACTCCATTGGCATGCCACTGAAAATTGCTTCAGCTGTGTCCAATGCAAGAGTTCTTTACTGGGTTGCCCCTTCCTGCCATACCAAGGTCGTATTTACTGCTCCAAGGCCTGCAGCCTCGGGGAGGATGTACAGGCTTCTGACTCTTCCGACTCTGCTTTCCAGTCAGCACGTTCACGTGAATCCCGCCGCAGTGTGCGCATGGGCAAGAGCAGTCGATCAGCTGACCAGTGCCGACAGTCGCTCCTCTTCTCACCTTCTGTGAACTATAAGTTCCCTGGCTTCAGCGGAAACACCGACGACACCCTGACTGACAAGCTGGCCCACATGAACTTATCTGATGAACATTTCTGGAGGGGACGTGGTGATGAGACCGAGGCACCGGAGGACCAGGAGGAAGAGTGGGCTGAGCATGAAGACTACATGACTCAGCTGCTATTAAAGTTTGGGGAGCACGGGGTCTTTCAGCAAGCTAGTGACTCCAGACCGACAGATTTCTGGATCAATGAAAAGGATGCAAAGCCAAAGCAGGAGTCCTCTAAAGCTGGTAGCAGtagtggaggaggaaggggaagTCTGGTCAGTAAGAAGTACCAGGCTGATATGTACTGGACTCAGTCACAGGATGGTCTAGGGGACTCTGCCTATGGTAGCCACCCAGGACCAGCAAGTAGTAGAAAGATCCAGGAGTTGGAGCTAGATCATGGGGCTGGAGGAGGCTTCCAGCGAGAGGAGCCGCAATGGTACAATGACTCTTTAGAGTGTATCACGgatgagttaaaaaaaacagatcagagTGTCCGAGACTCCATGGACTCACTGGCTCTTTCAAATATTACTGGTGAGTAGAGGTAACATGATACATCAACTCTTAGCAAATAATCATTACTGTATGTTCAGTGGTTGGTTTTTAAAACAGTCTTAAGTTcccatgaaaatattttatatttttctctctcttctcaagGGGCCTCAGTAGACGTTGACAGTAAAGATATACCTTTGATATATTCCCTGCAAGGCTTCCATGAACTGGAGACAGAAGACTGTGAGAAAACCAGTAATATGGGAACCCTCAACTCCTCTATGTTACACAGAAGTGCAAATTCTCTGAAGAGCCTTGTATCTGAACAGGAGGTGGAGGACAATGTTCCAGAAGAAGAGGTGATGGCTCTGCCAGAGGACAAACCCAAACCTCAGATCCCTGCTCTGAGGAGGACGCGTTCTCAATCTAAGCCTCAGCAAGTCAAATTCTCTGATGATGTGGTGGACAATGGTCATTATGGTGATCTCCCAGTGTGCCAGCCCCCTATGAGTGAAAGGACTCGTCGTAGAGTCTATCACTTTGAGGACCAGGGTCAGGAACTTCCCTCTGGTCATCATCGTCACCACCACAGGAGGCATCACAGTCGCATTTCTCGCTCTGACAATGCTCTTAACGTTCTGCCCAAGGAGAGGGCAAAAACATGCTACAAAGTAGACCACAGAGGAAATGCTTGTGGATCCAAGAGACACCAAGCCCTCTGTGGTCAATCCAGTCCTGCAGCTATGTCAGACAACGGGCTGCAGGGCCCAGGCATGGGGAGGTTCTTGGGGATGTATGGGGATGATGATGACTGGTGCTCCACatgttcttcttcctcctccgattcagaggaagagggcTTTTTCTTAGGTCAGCCCATCCCTCAGCCCAGGACCCATAGACCATACTACACTGAGGACTTGCTCAGCCCTGTGACAAGCATGTCTTCTTCTCATTATAGCCAACGGACTAAatccaagaagaagaaaggacaCAAGGGGAAAAACTGTATCATTTCATAGACTTTCATTACTCTCTTCAGCTTTGGGTAATGCTCTGTCACTGACTTCTGCTTCTTGTCCActgtttaaaatgctgcttgCTATTAAATGCTTCACAGCACTCAGTTTAGCAAGGTGTTTGTGTAAGACACAAGTCCTTATTCCGATTCTTCATTCATGGGCATAGTATTACAAACTGCCAGTTAGGTAAGAAAGTGTTTTGGAGAAATTCCTATTTATAGAACATCACCTAAACTGCATTTATCTCACAGTGCAGATCTTaatgtatatactgtagaattaaaaaaaaaacaaaaacaaatggttaTTTTGATACCCTTCAGTTAATGACATGCATTGCAACAAAATGGCATTGATATTTAACTACTGGCAGTTGGTACAAAGCCAAATTTTCATGAGGGGTGAAATTTAATGACAAACTGACTTTGACccaaatatattttcttccagGTTCATGCACCACTAATGCGTGTTGCATTTAAGGGCCTGGTAGAGTGGTATATTAATGGGTCACTGTATTGTAAGCAAATCATTGTAATCTGTATAAATGTACAAACTTGAATCTAAGGCTAAGATAGGTGCtaactgtaataaaaatatctatATATCACAATTTCCGCTTTTTCCTGTACAAAGTATTTAATGGATCtaaaaaaacaagatgagaCATCAGTTAAAAGGCTTTAGAGTTTATTTACAAAAGCTGAATAAATCTAAAACAAAATCTTAGCAAAAACCTAACATCAGACAAATGCATGagatacatacagtacatgctctTTCTACACATGGACACTACTGAAAAACACCACACAGAGTTGGACCCTTTCATATTGGTTTCAGAATACTTTATACTGTTACAGTGCGTTAGTTGGACCTGCAGCCTCAGTTGCAAGAAATGCTAATACTGGAAACACACTACACGACATCagtaaagacagagaaaagcgTTGTGATAAGACAATTATTTCACTCAGTCATTCTTTCTGCTCTATCAGTTGAGGTGAAGACAGCAGCTGGTTAAATGAGCGAATGTCATCTGTATTTGACAGCTAATGCTTCTAATCTTAATTGTTCAGGCTTTCATGGAAGCTGTATCTTGGCTATTTAGACCTTTAGACTTTAGACCTCCTGAGTTTATTCATAATACTATAGGTATTTCACTTACAGCTATACAATTTATCCATTTTAACAATGACGTAATCCAACAGTCTAAAATCCTATTTATATTTCAGTAGTATCCAAAGCTGAGTTCatgatttaaaatttttaatcgCCATTACTATTATTGAActaaaaaatatgattaaaatacAAGAGAAGCATAATTAAATTCTTCAGTCCACATGTAGGATATTTTACCTACttacaaaaaaagattttaagtTGTCACTCCAGTGTTTTGTGACACGTGGCTTTCGTGGTGGTGTCCGGTTGCTCTAATACCTCGTCCAGCTCTTTTACAAAGTGCCTGAGGACATCTAGGCAGCGCTGTTTGAGCTCCAAGAGGTTCGCATCCAGTGGAGCCTGCAGCAGGTTATCCAAACTGGGTTCCTTAGCCACCAACATCTTCACCACTGTGCGAAATGTCTCACAGTCCTGCCTGTAATTCTGAGCATAAAACAATCACATCAGGAATGTCAATATCCAAGATGAAGAATACAGTGTAGTAAAACAAAGCTTGACTTTTATAGATGACAGTTCAGCCTGTCCCCTAGGCACTCAGCATATGATAATATGAGCCGTTTTCTAACATTAAGTTTACTTgaagctaaaaataaatatcactgaGCAAACACACGCAGTGTCTTTGtcacaatgaaaagaaaaagcagagtgTGATACTCCATACTGAAGACATTGAGAGATTTAGGACTATGCCAGCCTGTCAAGGAGCATTATGGGACAAAGGGGTTCTCTGGGGTTGAGTTAAGAAAACTGGGATCACCTCTCCCCTTAAATTAGAATCATAGGGGCAGAATAACATTATCTTATtgtttatttgatcttttgGATGGAAAACAGTCCATCTTCATGTCAATTAATTTAAGTGTCAGGAGGTAAGATTTACTTCACAGCTGTTCAGTCTACCTTCCAGGTACTCTATACCTGTGGTATGTTTAGTTCCTAGTCAGTTTAGGTATGTAGGTTGTCCAGGCgttagagaagaaaaaaaactgttgacaGTATCTCATTTTGCATTAACTGTTACATGCAACAAAACATAATCCATCAGCTTTGGTAGTTTTGACAAGAAAAATGCTGCCTGTCCACATAAATCAAGAGTCCAGTCTGGAGCACAATCTGAGGTTAAGCGGTTAAACAGCTATGCTCCAGGGTTCTGTCAGTCATGGGGAAATGTAAAACCACAACTGTTGTTTCTTTGCCTAGATACACATCCCATAATGTGTATCTAGGCTAACTCGTGATCGTGTATCCATCATCAGTACTATATTAATGTAGAGTGATGCCCTACTATTTATAATAGTATTGAACACTCGAAGAGTGACTTCAAACAACCTGAGGCTTTTGTTTAGTGGGCAGAGCTGGATGACTGAACGTTACTTAGTTAATTAGAATTTGTGAAAATATTTGatgaatatttgaaaatgaGTCTATGGATCTAAAAAGAAATTAGCAACAGTAAATCTCAAGACAATCTTTCCCATAAAAATCCAGGACAGAGCTCAGCTGAGCAGGGTTTTTACAAAaggtcaaaaaacaaaaataatatgacCTTCAGTTTGGAACAATAAGACTGGATATTTGTCCCGTGTGAACCACTCACTGTGTTTTCAGGAAAAAGGTCCCGTGtttaaaaagcagctgagagaCTAGGGAAAATACCTCATCCCAGGTGCACAATTTACTTTGTGTGCCTGATTAGGCTAAATATATGAAATTAttaaatgacacacacaaaacttgGTGGGACTCCATGTTGTGTTCTACCTGATAATTACAATGATGGTGAAAAACTACAATCTGTCAAGCTCCCAGAGGTATTCTGTTCTCTGATATTTCTCTTACTGCTTGATAATTCCCCTGCAGAACCAGCTACAGCATGTTCAGCTAATTGATTTGCACATATCTATTCATTCACTAACCCACGTTCTGCACCACCAGAATTGTAATTCGGAACATGGTTTGCTGCAGTTATgggaaaaaatgtattaatgttaagGCAGGGCA contains:
- the prickle1a gene encoding prickle-like protein 1a, producing the protein MSLASAAVSAAGFQGGARQRDLMMAQKVSKLNSGFQRSSTSDDDSGCALEEYTWVPPGLRPEQVQLYFSCLPEDKIPYVNSLGEKFRIKQLLYQLPPHDNEVRYCQSLSEEEKKELHMFSVQRKKEALGRGTIKLLPRNVLNSICEHCGENINGGEMAVFASRAGPGLCWHPACFVCSTCSELLVDLIYFYHDGKIHCGRHHAELLKPRCSACDEIIFADECTEAEGRHWHMKHFSCYECETILGGQRYIMKDRRPYCCGCFESLYAEYCEACGEHIGVDHAQMTYDGLHWHATENCFSCVQCKSSLLGCPFLPYQGRIYCSKACSLGEDVQASDSSDSAFQSARSRESRRSVRMGKSSRSADQCRQSLLFSPSVNYKFPGFSGNTDDTLTDKLAHMNLSDEHFWRGRGDETEAPEDQEEEWAEHEDYMTQLLLKFGEHGVFQQASDSRPTDFWINEKDAKPKQESSKAGSSSGGGRGSLVSKKYQADMYWTQSQDGLGDSAYGSHPGPASSRKIQELELDHGAGGGFQREEPQWYNDSLECITDELKKTDQSVRDSMDSLALSNITGASVDVDSKDIPLIYSLQGFHELETEDCEKTSNMGTLNSSMLHRSANSLKSLVSEQEVEDNVPEEEVMALPEDKPKPQIPALRRTRSQSKPQQVKFSDDVVDNGHYGDLPVCQPPMSERTRRRVYHFEDQGQELPSGHHRHHHRRHHSRISRSDNALNVLPKERAKTCYKVDHRGNACGSKRHQALCGQSSPAAMSDNGLQGPGMGRFLGMYGDDDDWCSTCSSSSSDSEEEGFFLGQPIPQPRTHRPYYTEDLLSPVTSMSSSHYSQRTKSKKKKGHKGKNCIIS